In Silene latifolia isolate original U9 population chromosome X, ASM4854445v1, whole genome shotgun sequence, the following proteins share a genomic window:
- the LOC141620223 gene encoding uncharacterized protein LOC141620223 yields MTLLTDNIEHNGKRKPDEEEFCRDVEAKFTPYVGQEFLEIEEAVTFYRIYAVACGFDVRKYTTKKWRGGEIKSKLLVCNREGFKHKGQLECSGRQDSGRRHKVRRVGCKARIMLFMRNGELRIDRFHSGHNHELVSARDREFQKLACNITDYHKMIILYNSKDLGILKAVPLVFKTARHRYCMWHIMNKVPSKYGMTRDDYSVFVKKLNAIIWDKDIEAAEFDSKWEEIGREHNVNNIVWFQEMYAKRKQWVMAHCRDLDMGGVMRKTQRS; encoded by the exons ATGACACTATTGACAGATAATATTGAGCACAATGGAAAACGAAAGCCGGACGAGGAAGAATTTTGCAGGGACGTTGAAGCTAAGTTCACCCCCTATGTTGGCCAGGAATTTCTGGAAATAGAGGAAGCAGTGACATTTTATAGAATTTATGCTGTTGCTTGTGGTTTTGATGTGCGTAAGTACACGACTAAGAAATGGCGTGGCGGGGAAATAAAATCTAAACTGTTGGTTTGCAACCGGGAGGGGTTCAAACATAAGGGACAATTGGAGTGTAGTGGCCGCCAGGACTCAGGTAGGAGACACAAAGTCAGGCGCGTTGGCTGCAAAGCGAGGATTATGCTATTCATGAGGAATGGGGAATTAAGAATTGACAGATTCCACAGTGGCCATAACCATGAACTCGTATCAGCCAGAGATAGAGAGTTTCAAAAGTTGGCATGCAACAtaacagactatcacaaaatgataatACTTTATAATTCAAAG GATCTTGGTATTCTTAAAGCGGTGCCATTGGTGTTCAAGACAGCGCGGCACCgatattgtatgtggcatatcatgaacaaggtGCCAAGCAAGTATGGAATGACGAGAGACGATTATTCAGTCTTTGTAAAGAAATTGAATGCCATAATATGGGATAAAGACATTGAAGCGGCAGAGTTCGATTCAAAATGGGAAGAAATTGGTAGGGAACACAATGTTAATAACATTGTCTGGTTCCAAGAAATGTACGCTAAAAGGAAGCAGTGGGTTATGGCTCATTGTAGAGACCTAGATATGGGGGGTGTTATGAGGAAAACCCAAAGATCATAG